From a region of the Triticum aestivum cultivar Chinese Spring chromosome 7D, IWGSC CS RefSeq v2.1, whole genome shotgun sequence genome:
- the LOC123170398 gene encoding ACT domain-containing protein DS12, chloroplastic has product MAVAVAAGTLRTCSGVFPAASGNHPLAGWRPLAPAAPAKLRLLSPALRVPRAASPAAVENGSSSNSNTVPTPKVIIDQDSDPDATIVEVTLGDRLGDLLDTMSALRNLGLNVVKASVCLDSSGKHNKFAITKSSTGRKIDDPELLEAVRLTIINNMLEYHPEASSQLAMGATFGLEPPTEVVDVDIATHIEIYDDGPERSLLVVESADRPGLLVDLVKIIADINITVQSGEFDTEGLLAKAKFHVSYRGKPLIKALQQVLANSLRYFLRRPTTEDASF; this is encoded by the exons ATGGCTGTCGCCGTAGCTGCCGGGACCCTCCGTACCTGTTCCGGCGTATTTCCGGCGGCGTCCGGGAACCATCCGCTTGCCGGGTGGCGGCCACTTGCACCGGCAGCGCCCGCTAAGCTGAG aTTATTGTCTCCAGCTTTGAGGGTTCCTAGAGCTGCTTCGCCTGCAGCTGTTGAG AATGGGAGCTCTAGCAACAGTAATACAGTCCCTACACCGAAGGTTATAATAGATCAAGACTCAGATCCGGATGCAACTATTGTGGAAGTAACCTTGGGTGACCGTCTTGGGGATCTTCTTGATACT ATGAGTGCCTTGAGGAATTTAGGGCTAAATGTTGTGAAAGCTAGTGTTTGCCTCGATTCTTCTGGCAAGCACAATAAGTTCGCTATAACAAAGTC GTCAACTGGTCGCAAAATTGATGACCCAGAGTTGTTAGAAGCAGTAAGACTGACAATTATTAACAACATGCTTGAGTATCATCCT GAAGCTAGCAGTCAATTGGCCATGGGTGCAACTTTTGGGCTAGAGCCCCCTACGGAAGTG GTTGATGTGGACATAGCAACTCACATAGAGATCTATGACGATGGTCCTGAAAGAAG TTTACTTGTTGTGGAATCAGCTGACCGTCCAGGGTTGTTGGTTGATCTAGTTAAGATCATTGCTGACATCAATATCACTGTCCAATCTGGAGAATTTGACACTGAG GGGCTACTGGCCAAGGCAAAATTCCATGTCAGTTACCGGGGCAAGCCATTAATCAAGGCTTTGCAACAG GTTCTCgcgaatagcttgcgttatttctTGAGGAGGCCGACAACAGAGGATGCCAGTTTCTAA